A single region of the Ctenopharyngodon idella isolate HZGC_01 chromosome 21, HZGC01, whole genome shotgun sequence genome encodes:
- the si:ch73-29c22.1 gene encoding kelch-like protein diablo isoform X1, which produces MTSENSHFKDDEDLLVIKNNINPHSTKGYCYSNTSSKRNKVSSKDKPSDVIYVVGGWSKDDPFCPVEQFCPQYNEWKMTAPMHHQRGDTGVCALGGIIYTVGGSDDVTCLSSVERYDPVRNTWCVDVPSLSSPRSRVCVVEMDGCLITLGGFDGMTCINTVERYDPLKNSWSRLTPMLRNRAAASAAVLNGQIYVVGGTDGDMPLDSVELFDPLEGSWCLCPTMSTPREASGCAVFLGCLYVAGGRDELGLSLSTVEKYDPDTLRWSPVRAMNNKRFQVSLVLFNGLLLAIGGSDGVSDLKTMEAYNHETNSWRHFGSMKSKHPGGHVALVKAV; this is translated from the exons CAGTCACTTTAAGGACGATGAGGACCTCTTGGTCATCAAAAATAATATCAACCCGCACAGCACCAAGGGTTATTGCTATAGCAACACCAGCTCAAAGAGGAATAAAGTGTCGTCCAAAGACAAACCCTCTGACGTGATATATGTTG tTGGAGGCTGGAGTAAAGATGACCCGTTCTGTCCAGTTGAGCAGTTCTGCCCCCAGTATAATGAGTGGAAGATGACTGCTCCAATGCACCATCAGCGCGGTGACACAGGGGTGTGTGCTCTGGGCGGGATCATCTATACTGTGGGCGGGTCTGATGATGTCACCTGTTTGAGCAGCGTGGAGAG GTATGATCCAGTGCGTAACACCTGGTGTGTGGACGTGCCCTCGCTCTCCTCGCCACGGTCAAGGGTGTGTGTTgtagagatggatggatgtctCATTACACTCGGGGGTTTTGATGGAATGACCTGCATTAACACAGTAGAGAG GTATGACCCGTTGAAGAACTCCTGGTCTAGGCTGACTCCAATGCTGAGGAACAGGGCAGCTGCATCAGCCGCTGTCCTGAACGGTCAAATTTACGTCGTGGGAGGAACAGATGGAGACATGCCGCTGGATTCAg TGGAGCTTTTTGATCCATTGGAGGGAAGCTGGTGTCTCTGCCCCACCATGTCCACCCCAAGGGAAGCTTCAGGATGTGCCGTGTTTCTTGGCTGTCTGTATGTGGCCGGAGGACGAGACGAACTTGGTCTGTCATTGAGCACCGTGGAGAAATACGACCCAGACACTCTCCGATGGAGCCCAGTTAGGGCTATGAACAACAAGAGATTTCAG GTTTCTTTAGTGCTGTTTAATGGCCTTCTATTGGCTATCGGAGGATCTGATGGTGTTAGTGACCTTAAAACAATGGAGGCTTACAACCATGAGACAAACTCCTGGAG acATTTTGGAAGTATGAAGTCCAAGCATCCAGGTGGACATGTTGCTCTGGTTAAGGCTGTGTGA
- the si:ch73-29c22.1 gene encoding kelch-like protein diablo isoform X2: MTSENHFKDDEDLLVIKNNINPHSTKGYCYSNTSSKRNKVSSKDKPSDVIYVVGGWSKDDPFCPVEQFCPQYNEWKMTAPMHHQRGDTGVCALGGIIYTVGGSDDVTCLSSVERYDPVRNTWCVDVPSLSSPRSRVCVVEMDGCLITLGGFDGMTCINTVERYDPLKNSWSRLTPMLRNRAAASAAVLNGQIYVVGGTDGDMPLDSVELFDPLEGSWCLCPTMSTPREASGCAVFLGCLYVAGGRDELGLSLSTVEKYDPDTLRWSPVRAMNNKRFQVSLVLFNGLLLAIGGSDGVSDLKTMEAYNHETNSWRHFGSMKSKHPGGHVALVKAV; the protein is encoded by the exons TCACTTTAAGGACGATGAGGACCTCTTGGTCATCAAAAATAATATCAACCCGCACAGCACCAAGGGTTATTGCTATAGCAACACCAGCTCAAAGAGGAATAAAGTGTCGTCCAAAGACAAACCCTCTGACGTGATATATGTTG tTGGAGGCTGGAGTAAAGATGACCCGTTCTGTCCAGTTGAGCAGTTCTGCCCCCAGTATAATGAGTGGAAGATGACTGCTCCAATGCACCATCAGCGCGGTGACACAGGGGTGTGTGCTCTGGGCGGGATCATCTATACTGTGGGCGGGTCTGATGATGTCACCTGTTTGAGCAGCGTGGAGAG GTATGATCCAGTGCGTAACACCTGGTGTGTGGACGTGCCCTCGCTCTCCTCGCCACGGTCAAGGGTGTGTGTTgtagagatggatggatgtctCATTACACTCGGGGGTTTTGATGGAATGACCTGCATTAACACAGTAGAGAG GTATGACCCGTTGAAGAACTCCTGGTCTAGGCTGACTCCAATGCTGAGGAACAGGGCAGCTGCATCAGCCGCTGTCCTGAACGGTCAAATTTACGTCGTGGGAGGAACAGATGGAGACATGCCGCTGGATTCAg TGGAGCTTTTTGATCCATTGGAGGGAAGCTGGTGTCTCTGCCCCACCATGTCCACCCCAAGGGAAGCTTCAGGATGTGCCGTGTTTCTTGGCTGTCTGTATGTGGCCGGAGGACGAGACGAACTTGGTCTGTCATTGAGCACCGTGGAGAAATACGACCCAGACACTCTCCGATGGAGCCCAGTTAGGGCTATGAACAACAAGAGATTTCAG GTTTCTTTAGTGCTGTTTAATGGCCTTCTATTGGCTATCGGAGGATCTGATGGTGTTAGTGACCTTAAAACAATGGAGGCTTACAACCATGAGACAAACTCCTGGAG acATTTTGGAAGTATGAAGTCCAAGCATCCAGGTGGACATGTTGCTCTGGTTAAGGCTGTGTGA